The DNA segment CCTGCTGAGAAGACGCCGGGAACGAGTAGGAGTCGCACGCCCCGAAGAAACCGGTGGTCCACGGAGGCGTATCGCCTGAGAAGTCGTCGGCGGATAGCTTGGAGAAGGGGTTGATAGTCAGAAGAGACAAAAGAGAGGCGAAGAAGCCGCCGGTAATGGAGGAGACGACGTCGTCGGAGGCGGAAGAAGGTGCGGCGGCAGCTGAGGAGGATGAGGAGGAGGCGGGGACGGcggctgctgctgctgcggcGGAGGTGCGGTGATCGAGGAGGTCGAGGTAGCCGGAGTCACGGAGCCAAGATTCGAAAGCAGGATCGGGAACGCTTAGGGAGAGAGGGTTGGGAGAGAAGGCCATTTGTTGTTAGTTGTGGTCGTCGTCACGATTATCTTGTTCCGTCGTCTCCTCGGTGTtcacaaaacatttattttgtCTTTTACATATATTAGTCCATAACTTCTTCGCAATTGCTGAAGTAGTGCTCTTTGATAAAATCTTGTTAATTAGCTCCTACAGTTTTGTTTTATGCAACAAATGATTTGCTTCTCTAAAATACATATTATTGAATACATGTATATTGTTTTAAACATTTCATTTCATTAGTTAAAAGTATTTTATGTTAAAAAGTAACTTTAGAGCATCATTAACCCAAAAACTCACTCTGGGTCtcttaatgatttttaaatattaaatgttaCTTAGGAGATCCAGTTAAGAGACATCAACATTTTTATGCTCCAATGGGAGTCTCTTATTTAgggattcttaaaaaaaaacattgtttttGATTATTGTATAATTTGTGATCAAAATGTATGAATTTgtgataaaaatgtataaaatttttttgattattttctgaACATGAGAAGAATGGTAAGAGAAGAAAAGTTATCTGTATTGTAAGATGCACGAGAAGAAAAGTTATCATGTAGAGAATGGAGACACAGATGTTGCAGGCTCCTCAGCTATGGTTGGTTTCTTTGGAGGCACCGAGAGAGATCCTCAAGGAAAGGTCCTTTAGCAGTAGGCACATACACAGTTGCTATGAGGATAGTTCGATTCTATCACCACCAGCCACAAACTCTTC comes from the Brassica rapa cultivar Chiifu-401-42 chromosome A01, CAAS_Brap_v3.01, whole genome shotgun sequence genome and includes:
- the LOC103867262 gene encoding PRA1 family protein H, whose product is MAFSPNPLSLSVPDPAFESWLRDSGYLDLLDHRTSAAAAAAAVPASSSSSSAAAAPSSASDDVVSSITGGFFASLLSLLTINPFSKLSADDFSGDTPPWTTGFFGACDSYSFPASSQQARMRVHENIKRFARNYATLFIVFFACALYQMPLALVGLLASLALWELFKYCSDRWEFDRHPSARKLVIGIGQCATAVLLTFLNVQMALFSALAVSYSVMLLHAGFRKLTPSKKPSRGR